From a single Fusobacterium pseudoperiodonticum genomic region:
- the murI gene encoding glutamate racemase, with product MADKRQRIGIFDSGLGGTTVLKEMMKALPNEDYIYYGDNGNFPYGSGKTKNEIQKLTERILDFFVKNNCKLVIVACNTASTAAIDYLREKFPLPILGIVEAGIKIARKNTKTKNIAVISTKFTAESHGYKNKAKMIDTELNVKEIACVEFPMMIETGWDTFDNREELLNKYLAEIPKNVDTLVLGCTHYPLIRKDIEDRTKLKVVDPAVQIVDKVKQTLGSLDLLNDKKAKGKKIFFVTGETYHFKPTAEKFLGEEIEIYRIPK from the coding sequence ATGGCAGACAAAAGACAAAGAATAGGAATATTTGATTCAGGTTTAGGAGGAACAACTGTACTTAAGGAAATGATGAAAGCATTACCAAATGAAGACTATATTTATTATGGTGATAATGGAAATTTTCCTTATGGTTCTGGTAAAACAAAAAATGAAATTCAAAAATTAACTGAAAGAATTTTAGATTTTTTTGTTAAAAATAATTGTAAACTAGTTATTGTTGCTTGTAATACAGCATCAACAGCTGCAATAGATTATTTGAGAGAAAAATTTCCTTTACCTATACTTGGTATAGTTGAAGCTGGAATAAAAATTGCAAGAAAAAATACTAAAACTAAAAATATAGCAGTAATTTCAACTAAATTTACAGCTGAATCTCATGGCTACAAAAATAAAGCTAAAATGATAGATACAGAATTAAATGTTAAAGAAATCGCCTGTGTAGAATTTCCTATGATGATAGAAACAGGTTGGGATACTTTTGACAACAGAGAAGAGTTACTTAATAAGTATTTAGCAGAAATTCCTAAGAATGTTGATACTTTAGTCTTAGGTTGCACTCACTATCCACTTATAAGAAAAGATATAGAAGATAGAACAAAATTAAAAGTTGTAGATCCTGCGGTGCAAATAGTTGATAAAGTAAAACAAACTCTAGGTTCTTTAGATCTTTTAAATGATAAAAAAGCAAAAGGTAAAAAAATATTTTTTGTAACAGGTGAAACATATCATTTTAAACCTACAGCAGAAAAATTTTTAGGTGAAGAAATAGAGATATATAGGATACCTAAATAA